In Thermostichus vulcanus str. 'Rupite', the sequence TTCTAACTCTACAAACTCTTGGATTTTGACTCCAGCAAGACCCAATAACTTATCAAGAGGAACCAATGTTCGTCATGGAACTCAGTATCTCATTATACTATCGACACCAAAATGTCAGGAGAGCCAATTTGGTTGATATCTCGAATAGGTAGCTGGGGCTGTGCACTACCTGAACGTAGGGCTAACACTTGTTCTTGAAAATCTAATGATCTGACAAATAGATATAAGTATCTAGGATCAAGGTTGTTAACTTTTGGGCGTAAGATTACCATCCCTGAATTTATCCTGATATTTTCAAATGGCACTGAACTATCAAAAAATGCGACATTGCCTACAGTTCCTCTGGTTGTTAGAACTATGTCGCCTCTATTTAGTTTTCCTTTTCGCAAGATAGAGTCTTTGTCTTGAGAGATAAACGTACAATCAGAAAAGTTAAATCCTGTTTTTGTTACATTTCCAGCATTCAGAAATAGACAATAGCCACTAGCTAAAAAATCAGACTGCTTAGGGTAATTGATTCCTCGATCTCCATCAATTATTTCTAAAGGAGCATTTTCAAAACTCAATTCTTTCCACTCACTCATTGATTGCCCCTCTCCAATTGAGTTAAAAGATTTTGGATTTGGGTTTTCAAGATAGGAATATCATTTTGTACAACTTTCCAGACTATATCCAAGTCAATCATGAAATACTGATGCACTAACATGTTTCTCATACCAATAATTTCTGACCATTGTACACTGCGATCCATTGCTTTAACCTCTTGTGGTAGTGCTCTAACGGCTTCCCCGATAATTTCTAAATGCCTAACAAACCAAACAGGCAATAGGTCATTATTTTCTAAATCCTCATAGCTAATGTTTTGATAGCGTTCGATAGCCTCGATCGCGGCAATGATGTCTCGTAATCTTTCTAAGGGGTCTCTCATAAAGCGATCGTCTCCTTCAGCACCCGTTCTTTAATTCGCGGCTTGAGTCCCCGCTCAGTAACAATATCAACCCTAAAACCCAGCAAAGCTTCCAAATCCAGCAACAAACCCGCAGGAAACCAAGGCGATATTTTATCGAGATCGTAATCAATCAACAAATCAATATCGCTCTCCTCGTCAGCTTCTCCCCTGGCAACAGAGCCAAAAACTCTAATATTCTTTGCTCCGTGTTTTTGAGCAATAGCGAGAATGTCCTCACGTTTTTGTCGTAGTAAATTCAGGTTTGGTGCTTTTTTTAGGTCACTCATAGTTCGCATAGCGTCGGCTTTGCCGAATCGCCTCCTCCACTGCCTTTAACCGCCGCTTGCAGTACCGCAATCAAATCGGGTTTACTCACCTGTTGGTTAACAACAGCCATTACCAAATCATAGGCTTCGTCGTTTGACAGGGTTAACTCATACCCATTCACACGCAAGAACGTATCCATCACTGCAAAAGCCGTGCGCTTGTTGCCATCAATAAACGGGTGATTCATAGCTAAGTGGTACAAATAAGCTGCGGCTTGCTCACAGATTGTCGGATGCAGTAAAACACCGTCAAACATTGCTTGAGGTTGCGCTAATGCTGAATTTAGCAATCCTTCATCCCGCAGCCCTAGAGACCCGCCAAAGCTTTGAATTTGATCGGCATGTATCAGCAACACATCCTCCTTGATCAAAAAATTAGGATTCGGCAAGGCGATTATA encodes:
- a CDS encoding restriction endonuclease subunit S: MSEWKELSFENAPLEIIDGDRGINYPKQSDFLASGYCLFLNAGNVTKTGFNFSDCTFISQDKDSILRKGKLNRGDIVLTTRGTVGNVAFFDSSVPFENIRINSGMVILRPKVNNLDPRYLYLFVRSLDFQEQVLALRSGSAQPQLPIRDINQIGSPDILVSIV
- a CDS encoding HepT-like ribonuclease domain-containing protein, with translation MRDPLERLRDIIAAIEAIERYQNISYEDLENNDLLPVWFVRHLEIIGEAVRALPQEVKAMDRSVQWSEIIGMRNMLVHQYFMIDLDIVWKVVQNDIPILKTQIQNLLTQLERGNQ
- a CDS encoding nucleotidyltransferase family protein codes for the protein MSDLKKAPNLNLLRQKREDILAIAQKHGAKNIRVFGSVARGEADEESDIDLLIDYDLDKISPWFPAGLLLDLEALLGFRVDIVTERGLKPRIKERVLKETIAL
- a CDS encoding type II toxin-antitoxin system death-on-curing family toxin, translated to MPNPNFLIKEDVLLIHADQIQSFGGSLGLRDEGLLNSALAQPQAMFDGVLLHPTICEQAAAYLYHLAMNHPFIDGNKRTAFAVMDTFLRVNGYELTLSNDEAYDLVMAVVNQQVSKPDLIAVLQAAVKGSGGGDSAKPTLCEL